A stretch of Arcobacter sp. CECT 8986 DNA encodes these proteins:
- a CDS encoding YihY/virulence factor BrkB family protein, which translates to MKKQSLAVRYYKSIIGFIDSFFNDDTTYYAASLSFFTIFSILPIIALLIAIISSLEIFQGYLDTFITYVFDILNPMHSKEFVNEFKSFISNSNKLGYIGIVYMFFVFVMFFKDYEYIINKIHKAKRRPIYKSFLFYLIFLIALPFIFTISDIVISLYSNSILNSLTTFIVAWLIFFILFKLSVNKYVKNKAAIISSFVTLSILSITKNLFVYYVIYNKTYTTIYGSLSTLLFSIFWIYVSWIIFLYGIKMCHKLNLTKD; encoded by the coding sequence ATGAAAAAGCAGAGTCTTGCAGTAAGGTATTACAAAAGTATAATAGGATTTATTGATTCTTTTTTTAATGATGATACTACTTATTATGCTGCAAGTCTTAGCTTCTTTACTATCTTTTCGATACTACCTATTATTGCTCTATTAATTGCAATAATATCTTCATTAGAAATTTTTCAAGGATATCTTGATACTTTTATAACTTACGTATTTGATATTTTAAATCCTATGCATTCAAAAGAGTTTGTAAATGAATTTAAAAGCTTTATATCTAATTCTAATAAGTTAGGCTATATTGGTATTGTTTATATGTTTTTTGTCTTTGTAATGTTCTTTAAAGACTACGAATACATCATTAATAAAATACATAAGGCAAAAAGAAGACCAATTTACAAATCATTTCTTTTTTATTTAATATTTTTAATTGCATTGCCTTTTATTTTTACTATTTCAGATATTGTTATATCTTTATATAGTAATTCAATTTTAAATAGTTTAACTACTTTTATTGTTGCATGGCTTATATTTTTTATATTATTTAAATTAAGTGTTAATAAGTATGTTAAAAATAAAGCTGCCATTATCTCCTCTTTTGTAACTTTATCAATACTTTCTATTACTAAAAATCTGTTTGTTTATTATGTTATTTATAATAAAACATACACAACTATTTATGGTTCTTTATCAACACTATTATTTTCAATCTTTTGGATATATGTTTCATGGATTATATTCCTTTATGGTATTAAAATGTGCCATAAATTAAATCTAACAAAGGATTAA
- a CDS encoding FAD-binding oxidoreductase — MIDSKHLDYFKEVVGEENIRADKAHLIAYCYDATKERFEPDAVVFPRDEQDVSKILKYCNEHKIIIVPRGAGSGFTGGALPSNGGIILSLERHMNKLIEIDMENMVGVVQPGLINMQFQKAVEEVGLFYPPDPASEQYSTLGGNVSENAGGMRAAKYGITKDYVVALRAVLPNGEIITAGKKTIKDVAGYNTAGILIASEGTLAVITEITLKLIPKPKCKQTYMGVFPDVNKAMNAVFKSLANGANPVAMEFLDALVIKALKKKFPQVELPENAGGILVGDVDGSSQAEIDSQLQTLKDSFANFGSTDFIIAKDEEESAKLWFARRNASPATAIYGTKKLNEDISVPRAKLPEALDGIYKIGEKYGFNVPCFGHAGDGNIHVNVMVKDKTNEKEMADGHKAIEEIFQFVVDLEGTLSGEHGIGLSKAPFMSIAFNDAELELFRSIKRAFDPNNILNPFKMGL; from the coding sequence ATGATTGATTCAAAACATCTAGACTACTTCAAAGAAGTAGTCGGAGAAGAAAATATAAGAGCTGATAAAGCTCACTTAATTGCATATTGTTATGATGCAACTAAAGAGAGATTTGAACCTGATGCAGTTGTTTTTCCAAGAGATGAACAAGACGTATCAAAAATATTAAAATATTGTAATGAACACAAAATTATAATTGTACCAAGAGGTGCAGGTTCTGGTTTTACAGGTGGAGCTTTACCTTCAAATGGAGGGATTATTCTTAGTTTAGAAAGACATATGAATAAACTAATTGAAATTGATATGGAAAATATGGTTGGTGTTGTTCAACCAGGTTTAATTAATATGCAATTTCAAAAAGCAGTTGAAGAAGTAGGATTATTTTATCCACCAGATCCAGCAAGTGAACAATACTCTACACTTGGTGGAAATGTAAGTGAAAATGCTGGAGGAATGAGAGCAGCAAAATATGGTATAACAAAAGATTATGTTGTGGCATTAAGAGCAGTTTTACCAAATGGTGAAATTATCACAGCAGGTAAAAAAACAATCAAAGATGTTGCAGGATATAACACAGCAGGTATCTTAATTGCTAGTGAAGGTACACTTGCAGTAATAACTGAAATAACATTAAAACTGATTCCTAAACCAAAATGTAAACAAACATACATGGGAGTTTTTCCTGATGTAAATAAAGCAATGAATGCAGTATTTAAATCTCTTGCAAATGGTGCTAATCCTGTTGCGATGGAATTTTTAGATGCACTTGTGATTAAGGCACTTAAAAAGAAATTTCCTCAAGTTGAATTACCTGAAAATGCAGGAGGAATTTTAGTTGGTGATGTAGATGGAAGTAGCCAAGCTGAAATTGATTCACAACTTCAAACATTAAAAGATTCATTCGCTAATTTTGGTTCTACTGATTTTATTATTGCTAAAGATGAAGAAGAGAGTGCAAAACTTTGGTTTGCAAGAAGAAATGCAAGTCCTGCAACTGCAATTTATGGAACAAAAAAATTAAATGAAGATATCTCTGTACCAAGAGCAAAACTTCCAGAAGCATTAGATGGAATATATAAAATTGGTGAGAAATATGGATTTAATGTACCTTGTTTTGGACATGCAGGTGATGGAAATATCCATGTTAATGTTATGGTAAAAGATAAAACAAATGAAAAAGAGATGGCAGATGGACATAAAGCTATTGAAGAGATTTTTCAATTTGTTGTAGATTTAGAAGGAACATTAAGTGGTGAACACGGAATTGGATTATCAAAAGCTCCATTTATGAGTATTGCATTTAATGATGCAGAATTAGAATTATTTAGAAGTATAAAAAGAGCATTTGATCCAAATAATATTTTAAATCCATTTAAAATGGGTTTATAA
- a CDS encoding plasminogen-binding N-terminal domain-containing protein, protein MRKASTKLFLATLALFATSVLSAQTTVCYKKDWTSPSTIDKVKLDGGMCQGEASFLDMKKKGWKLRDIRITSSKKGLNYQYILTTKTVLRFDNKKFVASLDNKKFVASKVTPGTLTFSTIKTQLTNVTKDSAIINIGNLRVGQSGIVMKTYDDGQKIIIANAYVEATNETASKVKFLRFEGLKQNALPNSKSIVQENDTLILNYMYDKSLIIAPSQDAFLVTRAKFRNNSFLHSDIFAAKLKADREPLPSRTTIQKFAKDQNLGTIFIVISNKVYIVDSKTFAILDRFSLAYNYLDTDRMPFYTRITGIEESVIDSVWKSIKELSILKDLFGDDERSEEEILLEGEMTKDEIVKKNDIYSNYYKTILGLN, encoded by the coding sequence ATGAGAAAAGCTTCAACTAAATTATTTTTAGCAACATTAGCACTTTTTGCAACTTCTGTATTAAGTGCGCAAACAACAGTATGTTACAAAAAAGATTGGACAAGTCCATCAACAATTGATAAAGTAAAATTAGATGGTGGTATGTGTCAAGGAGAAGCTTCTTTTTTAGATATGAAAAAGAAGGGCTGGAAGTTAAGAGATATTAGAATAACAAGTTCTAAAAAAGGGTTAAACTACCAATATATTTTAACTACAAAAACTGTACTTAGATTTGATAACAAAAAATTTGTTGCATCATTAGATAACAAAAAATTTGTTGCATCAAAAGTTACTCCAGGTACATTAACATTTAGTACAATTAAAACACAATTAACTAATGTAACAAAAGATAGTGCTATTATAAATATAGGAAACCTAAGAGTTGGACAATCTGGTATTGTTATGAAAACTTATGATGATGGACAAAAAATTATCATTGCAAATGCATATGTAGAAGCTACAAATGAGACAGCATCAAAAGTTAAATTTTTAAGATTTGAAGGTTTAAAACAAAATGCTCTTCCTAATTCAAAATCTATTGTTCAAGAAAATGATACACTAATTTTAAATTATATGTATGATAAATCACTAATAATTGCTCCATCACAAGATGCATTCTTAGTTACAAGAGCTAAATTTAGAAATAATTCATTCTTACATTCAGATATTTTTGCTGCTAAGTTAAAAGCTGATAGAGAACCTCTACCATCTAGAACTACAATTCAAAAATTTGCAAAAGATCAGAACTTAGGAACTATATTTATTGTAATTTCAAATAAAGTTTATATTGTTGATAGTAAAACTTTTGCGATATTAGATAGATTCTCTCTTGCATATAACTATCTTGATACAGATAGAATGCCATTTTACACAAGAATTACAGGAATTGAAGAGTCTGTAATTGATAGTGTATGGAAAAGTATAAAAGAGTTAAGCATTTTAAAAGATTTATTCGGTGATGACGAAAGAAGTGAAGAAGAAATTCTTTTAGAAGGTGAAATGACAAAAGATGAAATAGTTAAGAAAAATGATATTTATAGTAACTATTACAAAACAATTTTAGGATTAAATTAA
- the bcp gene encoding thioredoxin-dependent thiol peroxidase, giving the protein MIEIGTKAPDFCAKNQDDIEICSRDLKGKWIVLYFYPKDLTPGCTTEACDFTQSEPDFDDLDAIILGVSPDDTQKHRRFIEKKELTITLLSDIDKKMCEDYGVWQLKKFMGKEYMGVVRSTFIINPEGEIAAMWTKVKVKGHVEAVKEKLKELQN; this is encoded by the coding sequence ATGATAGAAATAGGTACTAAAGCACCAGATTTTTGCGCAAAAAATCAAGATGATATTGAAATTTGTTCAAGAGATTTAAAAGGTAAATGGATAGTTTTATATTTTTATCCAAAAGATTTAACACCTGGTTGTACTACTGAAGCTTGTGACTTTACACAAAGTGAACCAGATTTTGATGATTTGGATGCTATCATACTAGGAGTAAGTCCTGATGATACACAAAAACATAGAAGATTTATAGAAAAAAAAGAGTTAACTATAACTTTATTATCTGATATTGATAAAAAAATGTGCGAAGATTATGGAGTATGGCAACTTAAAAAATTTATGGGTAAAGAGTATATGGGTGTAGTTAGATCTACTTTTATTATTAATCCTGAAGGGGAAATTGCAGCTATGTGGACTAAAGTTAAAGTTAAAGGACACGTTGAAGCAGTAAAAGAAAAATTAAAAGAGTTACAAAACTAA